The Glycine soja cultivar W05 chromosome 8, ASM419377v2, whole genome shotgun sequence genome has a window encoding:
- the LOC114421382 gene encoding 5-oxoprolinase encodes MGSVTEGKLRFCIDRGGTFTDVYAEIPGQTDGQVLKLLSVDPLNYDDAPVEGIRRILEEFTGEKIPRNSKIPTEKIEWIRMGTTVATNALLERKGERIAVCVTRGFRDLLQIGNQARPSIFDLTVLKPSNLYEEVVEVEERVQLVQSEEEEEKQGGSSSVVKGISGELVRIVKPLNEEALKPVLKNLLEKGISCLAVVLMHSYTYPQHEQQVKKLALSLGFRHVSISSALSPMVRAVPRGLTAGVDAYLTPVIKEYLSGFISKFDEGIGKLNVLFMQSDGGLAPESTFSGHKAILSGPAGGVVGYSQTLFGLETDKPLIGFDMGGTSTDVSRYAGSYEQVLETQIAGAIIQAPQLDINTVAAGGGSKLKFQFGTFQAGPESVGAHPGPVCYRKGGELAITDANLVLGYVIPDYFPSIFGPNEDQPLDFKSTRGEFEKLARQINTHRRNQDPSSKDMTVEEIALGFVDVANETMCRPIRQLTEMKGHETKNHSLACFGGAGPQHACAIARSLGMKEVLIHRFCGILSAYGMGLANVVEEAQEPYSAVYGVESIVEVSQREAVLLRQVKQKLQIQGFKEENISTETYLNLRYEGTDTAIMVKRQVAEDGNLCDYATEFVRLFQQEYGFKLQNRNIVICDVRVRGIGVTNILRPQAIEPAPGSPIVEGYYKVYFGNGWQETPLYKLEKLGYGHMMSGPAIIMNGNSTVIVEPNCRAIITKYGNIKIEIESPLTSVKISDKVADVVQLSIFNHRFMGIAEQMGRTLQRTSISTNIKERLDFSCALFDPSGGLVANAPHVPVHLGAMSSTVQWQLNYWGDNLNEGDVLVTNHPSAGGSHLPDITVITPVFFNGKLVFFVANRGHHAEIGGTTPGSMPPFSKSILEEGAAIKAFKLVEKGIFQEEGIIKLLQFPSSDGRGNKIAGTRRIQDNLSDLRAQVAANQRGISLVLELIEQYGLETVQAYMNYVQVNAEAAVREMLKSVGHRISSKSNELVTIEEEDYMDDGSIIHLKLSIDSNKGEAVFDFAGTSSEVYGNWNAPKAVTAAAVIYCVRCLVNVDIPLNQGCLAPVKILIPEGSFLSPSDTAAVVGGNVLTSQRITDVIFTAFQACACSQGCMNNFTFGDDTFGYYETIGGGSGAGPTWDGTSGVQCHMTNTRMTDPEIFEQRYPVILHKFGLRENSGGDGFHKGGDGLLREIEFRRPVIVSILSERRVHAPRGLKGGKDGARGANYLVKKDKRKIYLGGKNTVEVLPGEILQILTPGGGGWGSPL; translated from the coding sequence ATGGGGAGTGTTACTGAAGGGAAGTTGAGGTTTTGTATTGATAGAGGGGGCACGTTTACTGATGTGTATGCAGAAATCCCTGGTCAGACTGATGGGCAAGTTTTGAAGCTTCTGTCGGTTGACCCTTTGAACTATGATGATGCACCGGTGGAAGGGATACGGAGGATTCTTGAAGAATTCACTGGTGAGAAAATTCCACGCAACTCAAAGATACCCACTGAGAAGATTGAGTGGATAAGGATGGGTACAACTGTGGCAACGAATGCACTTTTAGAGCGCAAGGGAGAAAGGATTGCAGTGTGTGTGACTCGAGGCTTTCGTGATTTACTCCAGATAGGGAACCAGGCTCGCCCCAGCATATTTGACCTTACTGTGTTGAAGCCATCGAATCTCTATGAAGAAGTTGTGGAGGTTGAAGAGCGAGTTCAACTTGTTCAgtctgaggaagaagaagaaaagcagGGTGGTTCTTCATCTGTGGTTAAGGGAATTTCAGGGGAGCTTGTCAGGATTgtgaagcctcttaatgaagaaGCGCTGAAGCCAGTACTGAAAAACTTATTGGAGAAAGGAATTAGTTGTTTGGCTGTTGTTTTGATGCACTCATACACTTATCCACAACATGAACAACAGGTCAAGAAGTTAGCTTTGAGTCTGGGATTCAGACATGTTTCCATATCATCTGCTTTGAGTCCCATGGTCCGTGCTGTTCCTCGTGGTCTAACAGCTGGTGTAGATGCTTATCTGACCCCAGTTATTAAAGAATACCTATCGGGATTCATCTCCAAATTTGATGAGGGAATTGGAAAGTTGAATGTTTTGTTTATGCAATCAGATGGAGGACTTGCACCTGAGAGTACCTTCTCAGGGCACAAAGCAATTTTATCTGGTCCTGCTGGTGGAGTTGTTGGTTACTCACAAACTCTTTTTGGGCTTGAAACAGATAAGCCACTTATTGGGTTTGATATGGGGGGAACATCTACAGATGTGAGTCGGTATGCAGGTAGTTATGAGCAAGTGCTGGAAACCCAGATTGCCGGTGCCATAATTCAAGCACCTCAGCTTGACATAAACACTGTAGCTGCTGGTGGTGGTTCAAAGTTGAAGTTCCAATTTGGTACTTTTCAAGCTGGACCAGAATCAGTTGGAGCACACCCTGGTCCCGTATGTTACCGAAAAGGTGGAGAGTTGGCAATTACTGATGCTAACCTAGTTCTGGGATATGTTATTCCTGATTATTTCCCTTCTATATTTGGTCCAAATGAAGATCAGCCTCTTGATTTCAAGTCAACTAGAGGAGAATTTGAGAAGCTTGCCAGGCAAATAAATACTCACCGAAGGAATCAGGATCCATCTTCAAAAGACATGACAGTGGAAGAGATTGCACTTGGCTTTGTGGATGTTGCTAATGAGACAATGTGTCGTCCTATAAGACAGTTGACTGAAATGAAGGGCCATGAGACAAAGAACCATTCACTTGCTTGCTTTGGTGGTGCTGGACCTCAGCATGCTTGTGCTATAGCTAGGTCGTTAGGTATGAAAGAAGTGCTCATTCACAGATTTTGTGGGATCTTAAGTGCATATGGAATGGGGTTGGCAAATGTTGTGGAAGAGGCACAGGAACCTTATTCTGCAGTGTATGGAGTTGAATCTATTGTTGAGGTCTCACAACGAGAAGCTGTTTTACTTAGACAGGTAAAGCAGAAATTGCAAATTCAAGGATTTAAGGAGGAAAATATTTCAACAGAGACATATTTAAACTTGAGATATGAAGGTACAGACACTGCCATCATGGTCAAAAGACAAGTAGCTGAAGATGGAAATTTATGTGACTATGCTACTGAGTTTGTGAGATTGTTTCAACAGGAATACGGCTTTAAACTCCAGAATAGGAATATTGTTATCTGTGATGTTAGAGTTCGTGGTATAGGAGTCACCAATATATTGAGGCCACAGGCCATAGAACCTGCCCCTGGCAGTCCTATAGTTGAAGGCTACTATAAGGTTTACTTTGGGAATGGTTGGCAGGAAACACCTCTCTATAAGCTTGAAAAGCTGGGCTATGGTCATATGATGTCTGGGCCAGCAATCATCATGAATGGCAATAGCACTGTGATTGTAGAACCCAACTGTAGAGCCATTATAACCAAATACGGAAACATCAAGATTGAAATAGAGTCCCCTTTAACCAGTGTTAAAATATCAGATAAAGTTGCAGATGTTGTACAGCTCTCCATCTTCAATCACAGATTTATGGGTATAGCTGAGCAGATGGGAAGGACACTACAAAGAACTTCCATTTCAACAAATATCAAAGAACGGCTTGATTTTTCCTGTGCTCTATTTGATCCTAGTGGGGGCCTAGTTGCAAATGCACCTCATGTTCCTGTCCATCTAGGAGCTATGTCTAGTACAGTTCAGTGGCAGCTCAATTACTGGGGTGACAATTTAAATGAAGGAGATGTTTTGGTTACTAATCATCCATCAGCTGGAGGTAGCCATCTTCCTGATATAACTGTTATTACACCTGTTTTCTTCAATGGGAAGTTGGTTTTTTTTGTGGCAAATAGAGGGCATCATGCAGAGATCGGGGGTACTACCCCTGGAAGCATGCCGCCTTTTTCAAAGTCCATATTGGAGGAAGGAGCTGCCATTAAGGCATTTAAGCTTGTTGAAAAAGGTATCTTTCAAGAAGAGGGGATCATTAAACTTCTGCAGTTCCCAAGCTCTGATGGTCGAGGAAATAAGATAGCAGGAACTCGCAGGATTCAAGATAACTTGTCAGATCTGCGAGCGCAAGTAGCAGCAAATCAAAGAGGAATTTCTCTAGTTCTAGAGCTCATTGAGCAGTATGGTCTTGAAACAGTTCAGGCTTACATGAATTATGTACAGGTGAATGCAGAAGCGGCAGTAAGAGAGATGCTGAAGTCCGTTGGTCATAGAATTTCATCCAAGTCAAATGAACTGGTGACTATTGAAGAAGAGGACTACATGGATGATGGATCCATTATTCATTTGAAACTGAGCATTGATTCTAATAAAGGAGAAGCAGTTTTCGATTTTGCTGGGACAAGTTCTGAAGTTTATGGTAATTGGAATGCGCCCAAAGCTGTAACAGCTGCAGCTGTCATATACTGTGTCCGCTGTTTAGTGAACGTTGACATTCCTCTCAATCAAGGCTGTTTGGCTCCAGTGAAGATTCTTATTCCAGAAGGCTCATTTCTCTCTCCAAGTGATACTGCTGCTGTAGTAGGAGGTAATGTCCTTACATCTCAGAGGATAACTGATGTTATATTCACTGCATTTCAGGCCTGTGCTTGTTCCCAGGGATGTatgaataattttacatttggGGATGATACTTTTGGTTATTATGAAACCATTGGAGGTGGAAGTGGGGCTGGTCCTACCTGGGATGGAACCAGTGGGGTACAGTGCCACATGACAAATACAAGAATGACTGATCCTGAGATATTTGAGCAAAGATATCCAGTGATTCTGCACAAGTTTGGACTTAGAGAAAACAGTGGAGGAGATGGATTTCACAAAGGTGGTGATGGTCTTCTCCGAGAAATAGAGTTTAGGCGCCCAGTAATTGTTAGCATTCTTTCTGAGAGGCGTGTCCATGCACCAAGAGGGCTCAAGGGAGGAAAAGATGGTGCTCGTGGAGCTAACTACCTTGTAAAGAAAGATAAACGAAAGATTTATCTCGGTGGTAAGAATACAGTCGAAGTGCTTCCAGGGGAAATTCTTCAGATTTTGACTCCTGGCGGTGGCGGATGGGGTTCTCCATTGTga